A stretch of the Thermus thermophilus genome encodes the following:
- a CDS encoding Wzz/FepE/Etk N-terminal domain-containing protein — translation MVETPSEELTLRDILEILKRQKVWILTLPLLFGAVALIYGFFIAEPTYASTATLSVAPVQVQAQLEQRIQVQQATPITFEGLKALALSEEVVGGVWEALRKEGRLPTRWQDQGNLRGVERMLRDLQVKDISPRVQAANPNQVPPIVATFTVKAPDPQVAAKAANLWVEAVKRKVNEIPLQRLKASLLALEEQVAPAEKAYREAQARWEAFQKATTLAQDKAELEAKTGERVSLDQELSGLERDLSAVRGRIEALSREADRQARLVPLNTSPEQLAIIGKRLQEAQTALKGETEKARQAYLAAAKALEAFKERERIAEWQNELNRLSGQLAEIGVRLAQIATEQASREASLREVEAALAKEPKVLDVVREVVADPVLAAAVAKGDLSALIGLRLSVQEVNPVYAPLLTQAVNLRSQIKALEAEEQALLKEQEAIFQRISSLKKLLSAQEREKEAITLEYNTKKAAYEALRSRYDQIATLTAQDLAFDNPNPEYQRLRSALIDAQAEEARLLARKAALQARIAQVDARIGILKDRVARAQVEQDTLSQALELAKNAYLALAQKRTDLNIQIASNQEAWASILAPAYPIYEKVAPRRGLLFALAVALGLMLGVMAAFIAEALRPQEAPSRGSA, via the coding sequence ATGGTGGAAACCCCAAGCGAAGAGCTTACCCTAAGGGATATTCTAGAAATCCTTAAGCGCCAGAAGGTTTGGATTCTCACCCTTCCCCTCCTCTTCGGCGCGGTGGCCCTCATCTACGGCTTCTTCATCGCCGAGCCCACCTACGCCTCCACCGCCACCCTAAGCGTGGCCCCGGTGCAGGTGCAGGCCCAGCTGGAGCAGAGGATCCAGGTGCAGCAGGCCACCCCCATCACCTTTGAGGGCCTGAAGGCCCTGGCCCTCTCCGAGGAGGTGGTGGGGGGGGTGTGGGAGGCCCTGAGGAAGGAGGGGAGGCTTCCCACCCGCTGGCAGGACCAGGGGAACCTCAGGGGCGTGGAGCGGATGCTCCGGGACCTTCAGGTGAAGGACATCTCCCCTAGGGTCCAGGCGGCAAACCCCAACCAGGTGCCCCCCATCGTGGCGACCTTCACCGTCAAGGCTCCCGACCCCCAAGTGGCGGCCAAGGCGGCGAACCTCTGGGTGGAGGCGGTGAAGCGCAAGGTGAACGAGATCCCCCTGCAGCGCCTTAAGGCGAGCCTCCTGGCCCTCGAGGAGCAGGTGGCCCCCGCGGAGAAGGCCTACCGTGAGGCCCAGGCGAGGTGGGAGGCCTTCCAGAAGGCCACCACCCTCGCCCAGGACAAGGCGGAGCTGGAGGCCAAGACCGGGGAGCGGGTGAGCCTGGACCAGGAGCTTTCCGGCCTGGAGCGGGACCTTTCGGCGGTGCGGGGGCGGATAGAGGCCCTAAGCCGGGAGGCGGACCGCCAGGCCCGGCTCGTGCCCCTGAACACGAGCCCCGAGCAGCTCGCCATCATCGGCAAGCGCCTCCAGGAGGCCCAGACCGCCCTGAAGGGGGAGACGGAGAAGGCCCGGCAGGCCTACCTGGCGGCGGCCAAGGCCCTCGAGGCCTTCAAGGAAAGGGAACGGATCGCCGAGTGGCAAAATGAGTTAAATAGGCTTTCCGGACAGTTAGCGGAGATCGGGGTGCGTCTGGCCCAGATCGCCACCGAGCAAGCCTCCAGAGAAGCTTCCCTGAGGGAGGTGGAGGCCGCTTTGGCGAAAGAGCCAAAGGTCTTGGACGTGGTTCGCGAAGTCGTGGCCGACCCCGTCTTGGCCGCGGCCGTGGCCAAAGGAGACTTAAGCGCGCTGATAGGATTGAGGCTCAGCGTGCAGGAGGTCAATCCCGTTTACGCTCCCCTCCTTACCCAGGCGGTGAACCTTCGCAGTCAGATCAAGGCCCTGGAAGCCGAAGAGCAAGCCCTGCTTAAGGAGCAAGAAGCGATCTTCCAACGCATCTCTTCCCTCAAGAAGCTCCTGTCGGCCCAGGAGCGGGAGAAGGAGGCCATCACCCTGGAGTACAACACCAAGAAGGCCGCCTACGAGGCCCTCCGGTCCCGCTACGACCAGATCGCCACCCTCACCGCCCAGGACCTCGCCTTTGACAACCCCAACCCCGAGTACCAGCGCCTGCGCTCGGCCCTCATAGACGCCCAGGCGGAGGAGGCGAGGCTTCTTGCCAGGAAGGCGGCCCTTCAGGCCCGCATCGCCCAGGTGGACGCCCGCATCGGCATCCTCAAGGACCGGGTGGCCCGGGCCCAGGTGGAGCAGGACACCCTAAGCCAGGCCCTGGAGCTCGCCAAGAACGCCTACCTGGCCCTGGCCCAGAAGCGCACCGACTTAAATATCCAGATCGCCAGCAACCAGGAGGCCTGGGCCTCCATCCTGGCCCCCGCCTACCCCATCTACGAGAAGGTGGCGCCCAGGCGGGGTCTCCTCTTCGCCCTGGCTGTGGCCTTGGGCTTGATGCTTGGGGTGATGGCCGCCTTCATCGCCGAGGCCCTAAGGCCCCAGGAGGCCCCTTCCAGGGGAAGCGCATGA
- a CDS encoding vWA domain-containing protein, with amino-acid sequence MKAIRYSRYEGGLEELSPEEILSLLEDFLLDSGFSDPFQRYDPDPNRAPTLEDLYDALLQALLKNELVPEDWLREARFADRKEETRLYQAIQGMIRKLQEAGYLRLPGEDPTEPAQGGYRGEAGEARLELTEKASDFLGLKSLRELLGALGRNPPGLHPTPHHAPGVEKTGETKPWEWGDPLELNVPETLKKAVAKGLEGLSHEDLVIDLAEYTASMSTVVLLDCSHSMILYGEDRFTPAKKVALALAHLIRTQYPGDRVRFVLFHDTAEEIPLAKLPLAQVGPYHTNTKAGLELARTLLRKMGGEMKQIILITDGKPSALTLPSGEIYKNAWGLDPLILAETLKEATLARREGIPIHTFMLAREPELLAFVKKLSQITRGKAYLTSPRNIGKYLLLDFLNKKVRRN; translated from the coding sequence ATGAAGGCCATCCGCTATAGCCGCTACGAAGGCGGCCTGGAAGAGCTTTCCCCCGAGGAGATCCTCTCCCTCCTGGAGGACTTCCTCCTGGACTCGGGGTTTTCCGACCCCTTCCAGCGCTACGACCCGGACCCTAACCGCGCCCCCACCCTCGAGGACCTCTACGACGCCCTCCTCCAGGCCCTCCTCAAGAACGAGCTCGTCCCCGAGGACTGGCTCCGCGAGGCCCGCTTCGCCGACCGCAAGGAGGAGACGAGGCTCTACCAGGCCATCCAGGGGATGATCCGGAAACTCCAGGAGGCGGGCTACCTGCGCCTTCCCGGGGAAGACCCCACGGAGCCCGCCCAAGGGGGGTACCGGGGCGAGGCGGGGGAGGCCCGCCTGGAGCTCACGGAGAAGGCCTCGGACTTCCTGGGCCTGAAAAGCCTCCGGGAGCTCCTCGGGGCCCTGGGCCGCAACCCCCCGGGCCTCCACCCCACCCCCCACCACGCCCCCGGGGTGGAGAAGACGGGGGAGACCAAGCCCTGGGAGTGGGGAGACCCCTTGGAGCTCAACGTCCCCGAGACCCTCAAGAAGGCCGTGGCCAAGGGGCTGGAAGGCCTTTCCCACGAGGATCTGGTCATAGACCTCGCCGAGTACACCGCCAGCATGAGCACCGTGGTCCTCCTGGACTGCTCCCACTCCATGATCCTCTACGGGGAGGACCGCTTCACCCCGGCGAAGAAAGTGGCCCTCGCCCTCGCCCACCTCATCCGCACCCAGTACCCCGGCGACCGGGTCCGCTTCGTCCTCTTCCACGACACCGCCGAGGAGATCCCCCTGGCCAAGCTCCCCCTGGCCCAGGTGGGGCCCTACCACACCAACACCAAGGCGGGCCTGGAGCTCGCCCGGACCCTCCTTAGGAAGATGGGCGGGGAGATGAAGCAGATCATCCTCATCACCGACGGCAAGCCCTCGGCCTTAACCCTCCCGAGCGGGGAGATCTACAAAAACGCCTGGGGCCTGGACCCCTTGATCCTCGCCGAGACCCTCAAGGAGGCCACCCTGGCGAGGCGGGAAGGGATCCCCATCCACACCTTTATGCTTGCCCGGGAGCCCGAGCTTCTCGCCTTCGTGAAGAAGCTTTCCCAGATCACCCGGGGCAAGGCCTACCTCACGAGCCCCAGGAACATCGGCAAGTACCTCCTCCTGGACTTCCTCAACAAGAAGGTGCGGAGGAACTGA
- a CDS encoding polysaccharide biosynthesis protein — MRLGVRLYWEEKKGRGKGGTKKRVLVVGAGEAGTMVVREMLRHPEAGLYPVGFLDDDPNKRGQTIAGVRVVGALDDLPRAVRALEVDEVLVAIPSAPGSVVRKVVELARAVGVSYRILPGIHEILSGRVGLSQIREVRVEDLLRREPVRLNLEEIAGYLEGRVVLVTGAGGSIGSELVRQVARFHPEQVVLLGRGENSLFSLEKELEAQWPELRYKVVVADVRDQDRLRRVFQAYRPQVVFHAAAHKHVPLMEVQPDEAILNNVGGTHNVVKLCLEFGVERLVNISTDKAVNPTSVMGASKRVAEQVVAWGASRAAPGQVFVSVRFGNVLGSRGSVVPLFLEQIKRGGPVTVTHPEMRRYFMTIPEAAQLVLQAGGMGENGRVYVLDMGEPVRILDLAKDLIRLAGFEPYRDIDIVFTGVRPGEKLFEELLTAEEGTEASYHEKIWVAKPSALPREFPRLLEELDLAARRGDERRIRELLRQLIPTYKPNSIPAEKLPEDPV; from the coding sequence GTGCGCCTTGGGGTGCGCCTCTACTGGGAAGAGAAAAAGGGCAGGGGCAAGGGAGGAACCAAAAAGCGGGTCCTCGTCGTGGGGGCTGGGGAGGCGGGCACCATGGTGGTCCGGGAGATGCTCCGCCACCCGGAGGCGGGCCTTTACCCTGTGGGCTTTCTGGACGACGACCCCAACAAGCGGGGCCAGACCATCGCTGGGGTCCGGGTAGTTGGCGCTTTGGACGACCTTCCCCGGGCGGTTCGGGCCCTGGAAGTGGACGAGGTCCTGGTGGCCATTCCCTCGGCCCCCGGTTCCGTGGTGCGCAAGGTGGTGGAGTTGGCCCGCGCGGTGGGGGTGTCCTACCGGATCTTGCCAGGAATTCACGAGATCCTCTCGGGCCGGGTGGGGCTTTCGCAGATCCGGGAAGTGCGGGTGGAAGACCTTCTCCGCAGGGAGCCTGTGCGGCTCAACCTGGAAGAGATTGCGGGCTACCTGGAAGGCCGGGTGGTTCTCGTCACCGGGGCCGGGGGCTCCATTGGAAGCGAGCTCGTACGCCAGGTGGCCCGCTTCCACCCCGAGCAAGTGGTCCTCCTGGGGCGGGGAGAGAACAGCCTTTTTTCCCTGGAGAAGGAGCTTGAGGCCCAGTGGCCTGAGCTGAGGTACAAGGTGGTGGTGGCCGACGTGCGGGACCAAGACCGGCTTCGCCGCGTTTTCCAGGCCTACAGGCCCCAGGTGGTCTTCCACGCCGCCGCCCACAAGCACGTGCCCCTAATGGAGGTCCAGCCCGATGAGGCCATCCTCAACAACGTGGGCGGAACGCACAACGTGGTGAAACTCTGCTTGGAGTTCGGCGTGGAGCGCCTGGTAAACATCTCCACCGACAAGGCGGTGAACCCCACTTCGGTGATGGGGGCGAGCAAGCGGGTGGCGGAGCAGGTGGTGGCTTGGGGGGCCTCGAGGGCTGCCCCGGGGCAGGTCTTCGTCTCCGTGCGCTTCGGCAACGTGCTGGGCAGCCGCGGAAGCGTGGTCCCCCTTTTCCTAGAGCAGATCAAGAGGGGTGGGCCGGTAACCGTGACCCATCCCGAGATGCGCCGCTACTTCATGACCATACCCGAGGCCGCCCAGCTTGTGCTTCAGGCCGGGGGCATGGGAGAAAACGGAAGGGTATACGTCCTGGACATGGGGGAGCCCGTGAGAATCCTTGACTTGGCCAAGGACCTCATCCGGCTCGCGGGTTTTGAGCCCTACCGGGACATAGACATCGTCTTTACCGGGGTTAGGCCAGGGGAGAAGCTCTTTGAAGAACTCCTCACCGCAGAGGAGGGAACCGAAGCGAGCTACCACGAGAAGATATGGGTGGCTAAACCCAGCGCCCTCCCGCGGGAGTTCCCCAGGCTCCTAGAAGAGCTTGACCTGGCCGCCCGGCGCGGGGACGAGCGCCGAATCCGAGAACTTCTCAGGCAACTGATTCCCACTTACAAGCCGAACAGCATCCCTGCGGAAAAACTCCCTGAAGATCCCGTATAG
- a CDS encoding glycosyltransferase family 4 protein, with translation MKKIAIIVPYAPTFLHFRGPLVKYLREQGHDLALFAPDWTPELRRAVEGFSQGNVESYPLDRTGVNPLGDLRTLAALTFSFLRLSPKVVLTFQPKPNVYGILAAALARVPLRAAVVEGLGFAFTPGEDTLKKRLVRAVLKVLYRLSFAFAHKVFFLNPDDLQEFVSQGLVRPEKAVLLGGIGVPLEEWPPAPPHLKPLTFTLIARLLKEKGVREFAEAARRVKAKHPKARFLLIGPLDTNPGAIPEEEVRSWVEEGVLEWIPWTDDVRPYLRQTSVYVLPSYREGVPRSTQEALAMARPVITTDAPGCRETVVDGVNGFLVPPRDPEALAEAMERFIQDPSLVERMGRESRKLAEERFDAHKINARLLSELGIK, from the coding sequence ATGAAAAAAATTGCAATCATTGTCCCCTATGCCCCCACGTTTCTCCACTTTCGTGGTCCCCTGGTAAAGTACCTAAGGGAGCAAGGGCATGATCTTGCCCTGTTCGCCCCGGACTGGACACCCGAGCTACGGCGGGCCGTGGAGGGTTTTTCCCAAGGCAATGTTGAGAGCTACCCCCTGGACCGAACGGGCGTGAACCCTCTTGGAGACCTCAGAACTCTGGCTGCCTTAACCTTCTCTTTCCTCCGCTTAAGTCCCAAGGTGGTTTTGACCTTCCAGCCCAAGCCCAACGTCTACGGCATCCTGGCGGCGGCCCTGGCGCGGGTGCCTCTACGAGCGGCGGTGGTGGAGGGGCTGGGTTTTGCCTTCACCCCCGGGGAGGACACGCTAAAGAAGCGGCTGGTGAGGGCGGTCCTCAAGGTGCTCTACCGCTTAAGCTTCGCCTTCGCCCACAAGGTGTTCTTCCTCAATCCGGACGACCTCCAGGAGTTCGTCTCCCAGGGCCTGGTGCGGCCGGAAAAGGCAGTCCTTCTGGGGGGCATTGGGGTGCCCCTGGAGGAGTGGCCCCCCGCCCCGCCACACCTTAAGCCCCTCACTTTCACCCTCATCGCTCGGCTTTTGAAGGAGAAGGGCGTGCGGGAGTTCGCCGAGGCAGCCCGCCGGGTCAAGGCCAAGCACCCCAAGGCGCGCTTCCTCCTCATTGGCCCTCTGGACACCAACCCTGGCGCGATTCCCGAGGAGGAGGTACGCTCTTGGGTGGAGGAAGGGGTGTTGGAGTGGATTCCCTGGACGGACGACGTCCGGCCTTACCTCCGGCAGACGAGCGTCTACGTGCTTCCTTCTTATAGGGAGGGCGTGCCCCGCTCTACCCAGGAGGCCCTGGCCATGGCCCGGCCCGTGATCACCACGGACGCCCCGGGGTGCCGGGAGACGGTGGTGGACGGGGTCAACGGCTTTCTGGTACCCCCTCGGGACCCAGAAGCCTTGGCAGAGGCCATGGAGCGTTTCATCCAAGACCCTTCCCTGGTGGAGCGGATGGGGCGGGAAAGCCGTAAGCTAGCCGAGGAGCGCTTTGACGCCCACAAGATCAATGCTCGCCTTCTGAGCGAGCTTGGAATAAAATGA
- a CDS encoding ATP-grasp domain-containing protein, whose amino-acid sequence MKQKAVNILFTSAGRRVQLLRAFKQAYADLGLKGRIVATDIDPLAPALRVVDRSYLVPPVSDPDYVPALVEICQKEKIHLLFPLIDPDIPVLARNRLALEATGARVMVVPEESALIAADKWATYKFFVKNGVPTPRSWLPQDIRKEESLRFPLVVKPRFGSAGKSVFKAHNTQELSFFLDYVSDPIIQEYTSGPEITTDIICDAEGNVLGFVSRQRIEVRSGEVAKGKTVYDPQVAEYSLHIAKALGAIGPINVQCFLHEGKPLFTEINARFGGGAPLGIAAGVLSPHWYLAQAAGLPLEIPPLGTYKVNLYMTRFDEAFFLTREEYEQTPSHRL is encoded by the coding sequence ATGAAGCAAAAAGCGGTTAACATTCTCTTCACAAGTGCAGGCCGTAGGGTTCAACTCCTACGTGCCTTCAAGCAGGCTTACGCAGACTTGGGGTTGAAAGGGCGTATCGTGGCTACCGACATAGATCCGTTAGCGCCAGCACTTCGAGTAGTAGACCGCTCTTATCTTGTTCCTCCAGTTTCTGATCCGGATTACGTTCCTGCACTTGTAGAAATTTGCCAAAAAGAGAAAATTCATCTCTTGTTTCCTCTAATAGATCCTGATATCCCTGTTTTGGCCCGAAACCGCCTAGCATTAGAAGCAACGGGCGCCCGCGTAATGGTCGTGCCGGAGGAATCAGCTTTAATTGCAGCAGATAAATGGGCTACATATAAGTTTTTCGTCAAAAACGGTGTTCCCACTCCCCGCTCCTGGCTTCCCCAAGACATTCGGAAAGAAGAAAGTTTGCGCTTTCCTTTGGTCGTTAAGCCCAGATTTGGAAGCGCAGGAAAAAGTGTCTTTAAAGCCCACAACACCCAAGAACTCTCCTTTTTCTTAGATTATGTCTCAGATCCGATCATTCAAGAGTACACATCCGGACCAGAAATCACCACAGATATAATATGCGATGCGGAGGGAAACGTTTTGGGTTTTGTTTCCCGGCAACGAATTGAGGTTCGCTCTGGCGAGGTCGCAAAGGGAAAAACCGTATACGATCCGCAAGTGGCAGAGTACAGTTTGCATATTGCCAAAGCGCTTGGCGCCATTGGCCCCATAAACGTCCAGTGTTTCCTACATGAAGGAAAACCTCTGTTTACAGAAATCAACGCACGGTTCGGAGGAGGTGCTCCCTTGGGCATTGCTGCAGGTGTTCTCTCACCTCATTGGTACCTAGCCCAAGCCGCAGGCCTTCCTTTAGAAATTCCGCCCTTAGGCACCTACAAGGTCAACCTCTATATGACACGATTTGATGAGGCCTTTTTCTTAACTCGGGAGGAGTATGAGCAAACTCCGAGCCATCGTCTTTGA
- a CDS encoding HEPN domain-containing protein → MNRARDWMRQAERDLEHAQKSLELGHWEWACFAAHQAAEKALKAVYFALGAEAFGHALTHLLAGLHERLSLTPELRRCALVLDRLYIPTRYPDSWL, encoded by the coding sequence ATGAACCGGGCGCGCGACTGGATGCGGCAAGCCGAGCGGGACCTTGAGCACGCCCAAAAGAGCCTGGAGCTCGGCCACTGGGAATGGGCTTGCTTCGCCGCCCATCAGGCGGCGGAGAAAGCCCTCAAAGCAGTTTATTTCGCCTTGGGGGCCGAGGCCTTCGGCCACGCGCTCACCCACCTCTTGGCCGGCCTTCACGAACGGCTCAGCCTGACCCCCGAGCTCAGGCGCTGCGCCCTGGTGTTGGATCGGCTCTACATCCCCACGCGCTATCCGGACAGCTGGCTCTAG
- a CDS encoding nucleotidyltransferase domain-containing protein, with protein sequence MFWLDRERLLQALEEKAAELLATFPEVLAVVLFGSLARGEATPRSDADLLLLVGEAPPFLERPGRYLPLFADLGFPVDLLVYTPKEAEANPLARRALTEGRVLAERKG encoded by the coding sequence GTGTTCTGGCTGGACCGGGAGAGGCTGCTTCAGGCTCTTGAAGAAAAGGCGGCCGAGCTCCTCGCCACCTTCCCCGAGGTCCTCGCCGTGGTCCTCTTCGGCTCCTTGGCCCGGGGAGAGGCGACCCCGCGGAGCGACGCCGACCTCCTCCTTCTCGTGGGGGAGGCTCCCCCCTTCCTGGAGCGCCCCGGGCGTTACCTTCCCCTCTTCGCCGATCTGGGTTTTCCCGTGGACCTTTTGGTCTACACCCCGAAGGAGGCCGAGGCCAATCCCCTGGCGCGGCGGGCCCTGACGGAGGGCCGGGTTCTGGCCGAGCGGAAGGGCTAA
- a CDS encoding HAD family hydrolase — protein MSKLRAIVFDLDDTLYPEYSYVRSGFCAVAQWAEKELGIPSSETFTELLQLFLKGVRGNTFNRWLESRGICSKDLVCRMVQVYRNHPPQIRPYPEVEIILTNLRRTYKLGIVTDGHMAVQQKKLESLSISHLFDAIVFSDELGRENWKPSHHPFKVVLERLGVSGFEAVYVGDNPQKDFLGAKQVGMRTIRVRREEGLYSSLEPPSAEHAPNVEIKTLREIETALEQLLDEKYH, from the coding sequence ATGAGCAAACTCCGAGCCATCGTCTTTGACCTAGACGACACCCTCTACCCCGAGTATAGTTACGTCAGAAGTGGCTTCTGCGCTGTGGCTCAATGGGCTGAAAAAGAACTTGGGATACCGTCCTCCGAAACCTTTACGGAACTTCTCCAGCTTTTCCTAAAAGGTGTACGCGGAAACACTTTTAACCGCTGGTTGGAGTCCCGCGGTATCTGCAGTAAGGACTTAGTCTGCCGGATGGTTCAAGTTTACAGAAACCACCCTCCGCAAATTCGGCCCTACCCAGAGGTTGAAATCATCTTGACTAACCTCCGAAGGACTTACAAACTTGGGATTGTTACCGATGGACATATGGCGGTTCAGCAAAAAAAGCTAGAGAGCCTTTCCATCAGTCATCTATTTGATGCCATTGTTTTCTCCGACGAGTTGGGGAGAGAAAACTGGAAACCCAGTCACCATCCCTTCAAAGTGGTCCTTGAGCGGCTGGGTGTCTCCGGATTCGAAGCAGTCTATGTAGGCGATAATCCACAAAAGGATTTCCTCGGTGCCAAGCAGGTAGGTATGCGAACTATCCGTGTGCGCCGCGAAGAGGGCCTATACAGTTCCCTTGAACCTCCTTCCGCTGAGCATGCTCCTAACGTGGAAATAAAGACACTCCGAGAGATAGAAACTGCTCTTGAGCAACTTCTCGATGAAAAGTATCATTAG
- a CDS encoding nucleotidyltransferase family protein, with product MATSLDRDKEAVLKALRPYLQGTGTRLFLFGSFARWEGRRASDLDLALLSPTPLAPLLPLLREALEEAPVVRRVDLVDLAEADPAFRERVLSEGVLWAEF from the coding sequence ATGGCAACTAGCCTAGACCGGGACAAGGAGGCGGTCCTAAAGGCCCTGAGGCCCTACCTCCAGGGCACGGGGACGAGGCTATTCCTCTTCGGCTCCTTCGCCCGATGGGAGGGGCGGCGGGCCTCCGACCTGGACCTCGCCCTCCTCTCTCCCACCCCCCTCGCTCCCCTCCTGCCCCTCCTCCGGGAGGCCCTGGAGGAGGCCCCCGTGGTGCGGCGGGTGGACCTCGTGGACCTCGCCGAGGCCGACCCCGCCTTCCGGGAGCGGGTGCTTAGCGAAGGGGTCCTATGGGCCGAGTTCTAG
- a CDS encoding DegT/DnrJ/EryC1/StrS family aminotransferase gives MKRIYLSSPHLSGLEVQFLQEALESGWIAPLGPQVEAFEQEFAEVVGAPYALALSSGTAAIHLALILAGVGPGDEVAVSTLTFAASAFPVLYLGAKPVFVDSERTSWNMDPGLLAEFLEARAKKGKLPKAVVLVHLYGQSADIDAIQGLCQEYGLTLIEDAAEALGSTYKGKSPGTFGFAGIFSFNGNKIITTSGGGMLVSNDEKLIAHARKLATQAREPVPWYEHREVGYNYRMSNLLAAVGRAQLRTLEERVQARRRIYERYVAGLSDLPGLSFQPEAPWGRHTRWLTVMLVDREAFGRGPEEIRQALEGLGIETRPVWKPLHLQPVFHGAETVGGGVAEDLFARGLCLPSGSSLTPEEQDRVIEAIRSLAET, from the coding sequence ATGAAGCGCATCTACCTTTCCTCTCCACACCTCTCCGGCCTCGAGGTCCAGTTCCTCCAAGAAGCCTTGGAGTCAGGCTGGATCGCCCCTCTTGGCCCCCAGGTGGAAGCCTTTGAGCAGGAGTTTGCCGAGGTGGTGGGTGCCCCCTATGCTCTGGCTCTGAGCTCGGGCACGGCCGCCATCCATCTGGCCCTGATCCTGGCCGGGGTGGGCCCCGGGGACGAGGTGGCGGTTTCCACCCTTACCTTTGCCGCCAGCGCCTTCCCCGTGCTCTACTTGGGCGCCAAGCCTGTGTTCGTGGATAGCGAACGCACCTCCTGGAACATGGATCCAGGCCTCCTCGCCGAGTTCCTGGAGGCCCGGGCCAAGAAGGGGAAGCTTCCCAAGGCAGTGGTGCTGGTGCACCTTTACGGCCAAAGCGCGGACATAGACGCCATTCAAGGCCTTTGCCAAGAGTATGGGCTGACCCTTATTGAGGATGCGGCGGAAGCTTTGGGGAGCACCTACAAGGGCAAAAGCCCAGGCACCTTCGGCTTCGCAGGTATATTTTCTTTTAACGGCAACAAGATCATCACCACCTCAGGTGGGGGCATGTTGGTTTCCAATGACGAGAAGCTCATTGCCCACGCCCGGAAGCTCGCCACCCAGGCCCGGGAGCCGGTGCCCTGGTACGAGCACCGGGAGGTGGGGTACAACTACCGCATGAGCAACCTCCTGGCGGCGGTGGGGCGGGCGCAACTAAGGACCCTGGAGGAGCGAGTGCAAGCCCGGCGGCGCATCTACGAACGCTACGTGGCCGGGCTTTCTGACCTTCCAGGCCTTTCCTTCCAGCCCGAGGCCCCTTGGGGAAGGCACACCCGCTGGCTCACGGTGATGCTTGTGGACCGGGAGGCCTTTGGCCGGGGCCCGGAAGAGATCCGGCAGGCCCTCGAGGGGCTAGGCATTGAAACCCGGCCCGTATGGAAGCCCCTTCACCTCCAGCCCGTTTTCCACGGGGCGGAAACCGTAGGGGGCGGCGTTGCGGAAGACCTCTTTGCCCGGGGTCTTTGCCTCCCTTCCGGCTCCTCCCTCACCCCTGAGGAGCAGGACCGGGTCATAGAGGCCATTCGGTCCCTGGCGGAGACTTAG
- a CDS encoding sugar transferase, producing MNPVCLLRSPTLKRLLDLLGASFGLIAFGPLMLYLAFRVWREMGRPVLFRQVRPGLHGKPFVMYKFRTMTDERDAEGNLLPDEKRLTPLGRFLREHSLDELPELVNVLKGEMSLVGPRPLLMEYLERYTPEQARRHEVKPGITGWAQVNGRNALSWEEKFKLDVWYVDNWNLLLDIKILLMTLVKVLRREGISAEGHATMPEFRGTQRGLQVVQKKEVTDEAKSG from the coding sequence ATGAACCCCGTGTGCCTCCTCCGTTCGCCGACGCTGAAGCGCCTTTTGGACCTGCTGGGGGCCTCTTTTGGCCTCATCGCCTTTGGTCCCCTGATGCTTTACCTCGCCTTCAGGGTCTGGCGGGAGATGGGGAGACCCGTGCTCTTCCGGCAGGTGCGGCCTGGCCTCCACGGCAAGCCCTTTGTGATGTACAAGTTCCGCACCATGACGGATGAGCGGGACGCCGAGGGGAACCTTCTGCCGGACGAAAAGCGCCTCACCCCTTTGGGTAGGTTTCTGCGGGAGCACAGCCTGGACGAGCTTCCCGAGCTCGTCAACGTGCTCAAAGGGGAGATGAGCCTGGTGGGCCCGAGGCCTCTCCTGATGGAGTACCTGGAGCGGTACACCCCGGAGCAGGCCCGGCGCCACGAGGTGAAGCCGGGCATCACCGGCTGGGCGCAGGTGAACGGGAGGAACGCGCTCTCGTGGGAAGAGAAGTTCAAGCTTGACGTGTGGTACGTGGACAACTGGAACCTGCTTTTGGATATTAAAATCCTCCTCATGACCCTGGTGAAGGTGCTGCGGCGGGAGGGGATTAGCGCCGAGGGCCACGCTACCATGCCGGAGTTCAGGGGAACTCAGCGGGGGCTTCAGGTAGTTCAAAAGAAGGAGGTAACCGATGAAGCAAAAAGCGGTTAA